Genomic segment of Hylaeus volcanicus isolate JK05 chromosome 6, UHH_iyHylVolc1.0_haploid, whole genome shotgun sequence:
AAAAGTTACGCTATTCTTCTATCACAACTGatttaacgtttatttattcgaaaggCACTGTACACCTACGGGatcatcgatcatttattGCTGACATTGTCTGGCAACGTGCAGTCCAATATCTACGAGATCAGCTGTCACGGTATCGGTATGATGACTCTTCACAACGACGCTGCTAAAGAACTGACCGAGAGCAATTGCATAAAGAATGTTTTAGGTATTCGAGAAGCTACCAGTCTCTTTGAACGATTATCTACTTCGCTAATTCGAAAAACATTTACAGATAtactgaaaaatgaaaacttgaAATGGACTATAAGACAGGCAGCCATGTTTGCATTGAACCGATTGCTAAAGTGTGACATGAAGAATTGCCACTATTTCTTGGATACCCATGGACAGGTAGACACGTTGGACATCCGAGATCGTTTGAACAGCTCTAGAACTGTCATTTAGATGAAGAATGCTTTCACATTCCCTTAGAATTATCTCGTATGGCTGATGAAGCAAACAACGGGAAAAGTTCCTATAGAAATATTGGTGGGAGCCGTCGAGTCCCTAACAACAATCGCCAGGAATCGATCGTTAAGAAATGTCATCGTTAACAGCAACACGGTGGATACAGCGTGCGCATCGTTCGAAGTAAATCCCTTCGGTATATTTACATAAGAGAGAtaaatcaacaaaattttggtTGATTTacggaaaaattgaaagaatataaaacCTTGGAACTAAAACGGATTCTTGTTAGTTGACGTGTCCAATGATGAACGACTACAAAATCGCCTGCTGCAATGCTATAGCCATACTGTGCGTAGACAAGATCGGAAGGTCCGCTTTCCTGAAGGCTCATGGACCGCgcaaattatacaatttattggTCGACGTCAAATCGATCCCAGTAAGGAATGCAGCCGTTCAATTGATACAATTGTTATGCGCGGATCCGAGTCTAGCGGACGCTTTCGTTCAAGCCAGATATTTAAACTTGTGAGTCCATTTTGGAACCTTAATATACAGATCGGGACACATGTTCCCAATCGTTCCAATAACCGATAAAAACGATACCCAAGCATGGTGAACAACCGCACGACCGCAATAGGCGTGCCCACGTGGGACACGTGCATAGAAGCGCTCTTCGACTCGCACCTGCCAATCAAGTTTGCTTTCACCGGACGACTTTCTCTGCACGATGTCACCCAAAACGGATTTTACGTTCTTCGTAGAAACGTCTGCCCGTACGGCCGTGTCTTGTTACcgttatatatgtatattccattaaaagtattgggttgttcggaaagtccatgccgatttttgataggtggcgcaggtctgaatatgtcgaagttcctgaaaacaaataacatatatatgtacatcccttaaaaggtggaaaggttgtggaacaaaatggtacctatgtaattcaataaatatatattacaattcaaattgtgcctttgaagttttcttaaaaattggcacgaactttctggacgacctaatataaaGTTTTGCAGGATAAAGTACCTATCGACACGAATCTACATATTCCAACATACCCGAGACACTCGACAGTTATCtcaaacattaaatataatttataacatcATAATCTTCAAATAACTTTGAGACTTGGGTGATAAATTTGGGTACTGAATTCTGTGATATACCAATGGAAAATTCTTAACACAAATagctttcattttctttccatgCTGGCCATCCGGTTTCAACCTTGATCAGGTTTCCGATATTGGACGATATCTTTCGGTTCAAGTTCTGCCCACTGGAGCCTGTTTACGTCGTGAACTGTGTTCAGGCTTATGAATCAAGCACTAATTTACCATCTCCGAGTCGATCAATTTTAGAAGGTTACAATGTTTATTTGCTCTTGTCAATTGCGATCAACGCGTGTCATATCTTTGGTTCCCTAGATCCCGTTCAGATGAGCATAGAAGACCTTACCCGTACAGGAATATTCATGTCCAGCGAATTGCAAAATCTAGTGATGGACTCGAAATTCGGTCGTCTCCAATGCGACTCTTGCCTCTATGATTACGTAGAGTTATTCAAGTGCAAACTCGTCGCGGCAGAGTCTAAATGCGTGTATGTGTCTTTTAAGGAAGGCATGGCTTTATAGCGAATAGTTCCAAAGTTCAAAAAGCTTTCTAATGCTTTCCTACACCGACGCTCCAGATATCTATTCACATAAAAATCTGCGCGTTTATGACTACTCTATAACTTCTACTACTTTCGTGCAATCTGATAATCTGTCAGTTCGTAATTGTTAATACGTGTTTCGATCCAGAACATCAAAGGTAAGACAGGGATTGGCGAACGTAAATTACGTGGCTTCGCGCGCCAAGATGTTAGCAAAGTTTGTCGCGGGGAAAATGTCGGGACCTGACCCCCTGATCGGATGCGTGGATCATCAGCTGGAGATCCACTTGAAGGAAATCAAAGCCACCATAGAGACGAGCATCATACCATTGGGGATGCTCAGGGTCGGTTCTTACCTAGAAAGAGCCTTGCTTTTCAAAGCGATAGCTGACAGAATACATCTACCAGCTGCTCTGGTGCGAGGAGAGTATGGGAAAACTTGGGTCGAAGTAGCGGTTCCACAGGtatcttaaaattattttacaaactcaggaataaattcacaaataatgataaattaataaatcttaacAAACTATATGCTTTAGAAAACACTGATCTTTTAACTTCTTTTAACTTCTTTTAACAATTATGCAGGTGGAAGGACCAGTCGAAGAAACTTCGTTTAAACCTTATCTCGACAGAGACACCTCTTGTCCagaaattgtaacattacaaACTATACCACCGTATTCATACAAGGACTCTGATAAGGACGCAGTTTCAATCGATAACCGTCAAACTGTTTTCCCGACGAAGCTGATGAAGCCTAATTTCATCGTCGATCTAATGGACTCGCCTGGAGATCTAATCCCAATTAACTGTCACCGAGCTAGGTTTTATTACGAAACGCAACGGGTCTGCGACAAACTATGTCGCGATTGACATATTCGTTgattcgaaaaaaatgatcaGACTGTTCGGAACACATATTGAATTTACAAATAGtcggttaaattaaaattactcaaATAAAGACGTTGCGTCCCATgttgttcgaataatattaaacgaaaaactaataaattgtaaatccAATGTATACACTGAAAAGgcaaattaatataacaatattaatacgtAATCGCAGGACTGCAATTTGTGTGCGCgaactgtttatttttgtttagataaatCTATTACAAAATCGATTCGCTGAATTCTCACT
This window contains:
- the LOC128879020 gene encoding uncharacterized protein LOC128879020 — encoded protein: MKQTTGKVPIEILVGAVESLTTIARNRSLRNVIVNSNTVDTACASFELTCPMMNDYKIACCNAIAILCVDKIGRSAFLKAHGPRKLYNLLVDVKSIPVRNAAVQLIQLLCADPSLADAFVQARYLNL